A stretch of Usitatibacter palustris DNA encodes these proteins:
- the rplF gene encoding 50S ribosomal protein L6, with protein MSRIGKNPIVIPEKVEVSIGATELTVKGPLGTLKQRLSPDVAVKIDDGKVVFAANGNSKQANAMSGTLRALTANMVHGVKQGFEKKLTLVGVGYKAQAQGTKLNLALGFSHPIVHVLPEGVKAETPTQTEIVIKGMDRQKVGQVAAEIRAYKDPEPYKGKGVRYADEKITLKETKKK; from the coding sequence ATGTCCCGCATCGGAAAGAATCCCATCGTCATTCCCGAGAAGGTCGAAGTGAGCATCGGCGCGACCGAGCTCACCGTGAAGGGCCCTCTCGGTACGTTGAAGCAGCGCCTGTCCCCCGATGTCGCCGTGAAGATCGACGACGGCAAGGTGGTCTTCGCTGCCAACGGCAACAGCAAGCAGGCCAACGCCATGTCGGGAACGCTTCGCGCGCTCACCGCCAACATGGTCCACGGCGTGAAGCAGGGCTTCGAGAAGAAGCTCACGCTCGTGGGCGTCGGCTACAAGGCACAGGCGCAGGGCACGAAGCTGAACCTCGCGCTGGGCTTCTCGCATCCCATCGTGCACGTGCTGCCCGAGGGCGTGAAGGCCGAGACGCCGACCCAGACCGAGATCGTGATCAAGGGCATGGACCGCCAGAAGGTGGGCCAGGTTGCCGCCGAGATCCGCGCGTACAAGGACCCCGAGCCGTACAAGGGCAAGGGCGTGCGCTACGCGGACGAGAAGATCACGCTCAAGGAAACGAAGAAGAAGTAA
- the rpsE gene encoding 30S ribosomal protein S5 yields MAKYDQKGGGDDRGDGLREKMISVNRVTKVVKGGRILGFAALTVVGDGDGSIGMGKGKAREVPVAVQKAMEQARRNMVKISLKSGTIHHEVLGQHGATRVMMKPAVEGNGIKAGGAMRAVFEVMGVSNISAKCHGSTNPYNVVRATLDGLLQQRRPSDIAAKRGKKVEEIVG; encoded by the coding sequence ATGGCGAAATACGATCAGAAGGGCGGCGGCGACGACCGCGGCGACGGCCTCCGGGAGAAGATGATCTCGGTGAACCGCGTCACGAAAGTGGTGAAGGGCGGCCGGATTCTCGGCTTTGCCGCACTCACCGTCGTGGGCGACGGCGACGGCTCCATCGGCATGGGCAAGGGCAAGGCGCGTGAAGTGCCGGTTGCCGTGCAGAAGGCCATGGAACAGGCGCGTCGCAACATGGTGAAGATCTCGCTGAAGAGCGGGACGATTCACCACGAGGTGCTCGGCCAGCACGGCGCCACGCGCGTGATGATGAAGCCCGCGGTCGAGGGCAACGGCATCAAGGCCGGCGGCGCGATGCGTGCCGTGTTCGAGGTGATGGGCGTTTCCAACATCTCGGCCAAGTGCCACGGCTCCACCAACCCCTATAACGTCGTGCGCGCCACGCTCGACGGCCTCCTGCAGCAGCGCCGCCCGTCGGATATCGCGGCCAAGCGCGGCAAGAAGGTCGAAGAGATCGTCGGCTGA
- the secY gene encoding preprotein translocase subunit SecY gives MSANPFATLGKLGDLKRRLWFLVGALVVYRIGTFIPVPGIDPAELAKLFQQARGGILDMFNMFSGGALSRFSIFALGIMPYISASIIMQLLTVVSPTLEALKKEGEAGRRKITQYTRYGTVVLAAFQALGISIALESQAGLVIEPGLAFRFVTVATLMTGTLFLMWLGEQITERGLGNGISMIIFAGIVAGLPAAIAGTLELVRTGSMSVFVALIIFTLVVGVTALVVFIEKGQRRILVNYAKRQVGNRLYGGQSSFLPLKLNMSGVIPPIFASSIILFPATIATWFGSNEHFTWLKDVSAALSPGQALYVVLYGSAIVFFCFFYTALVFNSKETADNLKKSGAFVPGIRPGDQTARYIDRIITRLTLIGAIYITAVCLLPEFLTAQYNVPFYFGGTSLLITVVVTMDFMAQLQAYLMSHQYESLLKKANFKGGSGMPVR, from the coding sequence TTGTCCGCGAATCCTTTTGCCACCCTCGGGAAGCTCGGCGACCTCAAGCGTCGACTGTGGTTCCTCGTGGGCGCGCTGGTCGTGTACCGCATCGGGACGTTCATCCCGGTGCCGGGCATCGATCCTGCGGAGCTCGCCAAGCTGTTCCAGCAGGCGCGCGGCGGCATCCTGGACATGTTCAACATGTTCTCGGGAGGGGCGCTGTCGCGCTTCTCGATTTTCGCGCTCGGGATCATGCCGTACATCTCGGCCTCGATCATCATGCAGCTGCTGACGGTCGTGTCGCCCACGCTCGAGGCGCTGAAGAAGGAAGGCGAAGCCGGCCGCCGCAAGATCACCCAATACACGCGCTACGGCACGGTCGTGCTCGCGGCGTTCCAGGCGCTGGGCATTTCGATCGCGCTCGAGTCGCAAGCCGGCCTCGTCATCGAACCGGGCCTCGCCTTCCGCTTCGTGACGGTCGCGACCCTCATGACCGGAACGCTGTTCCTCATGTGGCTCGGCGAGCAGATCACCGAGCGCGGCCTGGGCAACGGCATCTCGATGATCATCTTCGCGGGCATCGTGGCGGGTCTCCCGGCCGCGATCGCAGGCACCCTCGAGCTCGTGCGCACCGGGTCGATGTCGGTCTTCGTCGCCCTCATCATCTTCACGCTGGTGGTCGGCGTCACCGCGCTGGTCGTGTTCATCGAGAAGGGCCAGCGGCGCATTCTCGTGAACTACGCAAAGCGCCAGGTGGGCAACCGCCTCTACGGCGGCCAGAGCTCGTTCCTGCCGCTCAAGCTCAACATGTCGGGCGTGATCCCGCCGATCTTCGCCTCGTCGATCATCCTGTTCCCGGCCACCATCGCGACCTGGTTCGGTTCCAACGAGCACTTCACGTGGCTGAAGGACGTGTCCGCGGCGCTCTCGCCCGGGCAAGCCCTCTACGTGGTGCTCTACGGCTCGGCGATCGTCTTCTTCTGCTTCTTCTACACGGCGCTGGTCTTCAATTCGAAGGAGACGGCGGACAACCTGAAGAAGAGCGGGGCGTTCGTGCCGGGAATCCGGCCGGGCGACCAGACGGCACGCTACATCGACCGCATCATCACGCGGCTCACGCTCATCGGCGCGATCTACATCACGGCGGTGTGCCTGCTGCCTGAATTCCTGACGGCGCAGTACAACGTGCCGTTCTACTTCGGCGGCACGTCGCTGCTGATCACGGTGGTCGTCACGATGGACTTCATGGCGCAGCTTCAGGCGTACCTGATGAGCCACCAGTACGAGAGCCTGCTCAAGAAGGCGAACTTCAAGGGTGGCTCTGGGATGCCGGTCCGCTAG
- the rplR gene encoding 50S ribosomal protein L18 — MDKKATRQRRSAKTRVRIARQKAVRLTVHRTNLNIYAQVIDATGGKVLATASTLEKDVRAKHPKGSDKAAAALVGTRIAEKAKAAGVTEVAFDRSGFSYHGRVKALADAAREGGLKF, encoded by the coding sequence ATGGACAAGAAAGCTACGAGACAGCGCCGCTCCGCCAAGACGCGCGTGCGCATCGCGAGGCAGAAGGCGGTTCGCCTCACGGTGCATCGCACGAACCTCAACATCTATGCCCAGGTGATCGACGCGACCGGCGGCAAGGTGCTCGCGACGGCTTCGACGCTGGAGAAGGACGTCCGCGCCAAGCATCCGAAGGGCAGCGACAAGGCCGCCGCGGCACTGGTTGGCACGCGCATCGCCGAGAAGGCGAAGGCCGCGGGCGTGACGGAAGTCGCGTTCGACCGATCCGGATTCAGCTACCACGGCCGAGTGAAGGCGCTCGCCGATGCCGCCCGTGAGGGCGGACTCAAGTTCTAG
- the rplX gene encoding 50S ribosomal protein L24, producing MQKIRKGDQVVVTTGKDKGKKGTVLRVFEEGKVLVEGVNRVKKHQRPNPVKGLTGGITDKEMPLAISNVMLLNPATGKGDRVGFKLLAAQGKETPRKVRYFKSNGEVVDV from the coding sequence ATGCAGAAAATTCGCAAGGGCGACCAGGTGGTCGTCACCACCGGCAAGGACAAGGGCAAGAAGGGCACGGTCCTGCGCGTGTTCGAAGAGGGCAAGGTCCTCGTCGAAGGCGTCAACCGCGTGAAGAAGCACCAGCGCCCCAACCCCGTGAAGGGACTGACCGGCGGCATCACCGACAAGGAAATGCCGCTCGCGATCTCGAACGTGATGCTGCTCAACCCGGCAACGGGCAAGGGCGACCGCGTGGGATTCAAGCTCCTCGCCGCACAAGGCAAGGAAACGCCGCGCAAGGTCCGCTACTTCAAGTCCAACGGCGAAGTCGTGGACGTGTAA
- the rpmC gene encoding 50S ribosomal protein L29, with translation MKATELRGKSVEELNKELLELRRAQFGLRMQLATQSLTKNSEIARVKREIARVHTVLTEKKSKASGK, from the coding sequence ATGAAAGCCACCGAACTCCGGGGTAAGAGCGTCGAAGAGCTCAACAAGGAGCTCCTCGAGCTGCGCAGGGCGCAGTTCGGGCTGCGCATGCAGCTCGCGACGCAGAGCCTCACCAAGAACAGCGAGATCGCGCGCGTGAAGCGCGAGATCGCGCGAGTGCATACCGTGCTCACCGAGAAGAAGTCGAAAGCGAGCGGGAAATGA
- the infA gene encoding translation initiation factor IF-1: MAKEETIQMQGEIVETLPNAMFRVKLENGHIVLGHISGKMRMHYIRILPGDKVTVELTPYDLTKARITFRAK; encoded by the coding sequence ATGGCGAAAGAAGAAACGATCCAGATGCAGGGGGAGATTGTTGAAACCCTCCCCAATGCGATGTTCAGGGTGAAGTTGGAGAACGGCCACATTGTCCTTGGCCACATCTCCGGAAAGATGCGGATGCACTACATCCGGATCCTCCCGGGCGACAAGGTGACCGTAGAGCTCACGCCCTACGATTTGACGAAGGCGCGGATCACGTTCCGCGCCAAGTAA
- the rpsQ gene encoding 30S ribosomal protein S17, translating to MTEAAKNQRQLTGKVVSDKMDKTVTVLVERQMVHPTMGKVVRRSKKYHAHNEGNDAKAGDIVVIEECRPISKTKAWKVARLVERSRGE from the coding sequence ATGACCGAAGCCGCCAAGAACCAGCGCCAGCTCACGGGCAAGGTCGTGAGCGACAAGATGGACAAGACCGTCACCGTCCTCGTCGAGCGCCAGATGGTGCATCCGACGATGGGCAAGGTCGTGCGCCGCTCCAAGAAGTACCACGCCCACAACGAGGGCAACGATGCCAAGGCAGGCGACATCGTGGTGATCGAGGAGTGCCGCCCCATTTCCAAGACCAAGGCCTGGAAGGTTGCACGCCTGGTTGAGCGTAGTCGCGGAGAGTAG
- the rplN gene encoding 50S ribosomal protein L14, producing MIQMQSILDVADNTGARSVMCIKVLGGSKRRYAGIGDVIKVSVKSAAPRGRVKKGEIYDAVVVRTAHGVRRADGSVIKFDTNAAVLLNPKLEPIGTRIFGPVTRELRTERFMKIVSLAPEVL from the coding sequence ATGATTCAGATGCAGTCGATCCTCGACGTGGCCGACAACACCGGCGCGCGTTCGGTGATGTGTATCAAGGTATTGGGCGGCTCCAAGCGGCGCTACGCCGGCATTGGTGACGTGATCAAGGTCAGCGTGAAGAGCGCTGCGCCGCGCGGTCGCGTCAAGAAGGGCGAGATCTACGATGCCGTGGTCGTGCGCACTGCCCATGGCGTGCGCCGTGCCGACGGCTCCGTGATCAAGTTCGACACCAACGCCGCCGTACTGCTCAATCCCAAGCTCGAGCCGATCGGCACGCGCATCTTCGGGCCGGTGACGCGCGAGCTGCGCACCGAGCGCTTCATGAAGATCGTGTCGCTCGCGCCCGAAGTCTTGTAG
- the rpsH gene encoding 30S ribosomal protein S8 yields the protein MSMSDPIADMLTRIRNAQATEKVSVSMPHSKVKVAIAEVLKSEGYIEDFAVRTNDGKSTLDVALKYYAGKPVIEKLERISRPGLRVYKGRDDIPPVMNGMGIAIVSTSRGVMTDRRARETGVGGEVLCHVV from the coding sequence ATGAGCATGAGTGATCCCATCGCCGACATGCTGACGCGCATTCGCAATGCGCAGGCCACCGAAAAGGTGAGCGTGTCGATGCCGCATTCGAAAGTGAAAGTTGCCATCGCCGAAGTGCTGAAGTCCGAGGGTTACATCGAGGACTTCGCAGTGCGCACCAACGACGGCAAGAGCACGCTCGATGTCGCGCTGAAGTACTACGCGGGCAAGCCCGTGATCGAGAAGCTCGAGCGCATCTCGCGCCCCGGCCTTCGCGTCTACAAGGGCCGCGACGACATTCCCCCCGTGATGAACGGGATGGGCATCGCCATCGTCTCGACGTCCCGTGGCGTGATGACCGACCGCCGTGCCCGCGAAACGGGCGTGGGCGGCGAAGTCCTCTGTCACGTCGTCTGA
- the rpsN gene encoding 30S ribosomal protein S14 has product MAKLAVINRQAKREATVKKYAEKRKALFSIIQDPKATDEAREEARAKLQSFPRDASPVRLRNRCAITGRPRGTFRKFGLARNKIREIAMRGEIPGMIKASW; this is encoded by the coding sequence ATGGCCAAGCTCGCCGTCATCAACCGCCAAGCCAAGCGCGAAGCGACCGTCAAGAAGTACGCCGAGAAGCGCAAGGCGCTTTTCAGCATCATCCAGGACCCGAAGGCGACCGACGAGGCCCGCGAGGAAGCCCGCGCGAAGCTGCAGTCGTTCCCGCGCGATGCGTCGCCGGTGCGCCTGCGCAATCGCTGCGCCATCACGGGTCGCCCGCGCGGCACGTTCCGCAAGTTCGGTCTCGCGCGCAACAAGATCCGCGAGATCGCCATGCGTGGGGAAATCCCCGGCATGATCAAGGCCAGCTGGTAG
- the rplO gene encoding 50S ribosomal protein L15 has protein sequence MKLNSIKPAAGSTKNRKRVGRGGGSGLGKTAGRGHKGQKSRAGGYHKVGFEGGQMPLQRRLPKRGFLAVTIIKATEVRLGDLARIEGDTVDLASLKKAGVISPDVARAKVILAGTVEKAFKIQGVGLTKGAKAAIEAAGGSVAA, from the coding sequence ATGAAACTCAATTCGATCAAGCCGGCTGCCGGCTCCACGAAGAACCGCAAGCGCGTTGGTCGCGGCGGTGGCTCGGGCCTGGGCAAGACCGCCGGCCGTGGCCACAAGGGCCAGAAGTCCCGCGCGGGCGGCTACCACAAGGTTGGCTTCGAAGGCGGCCAGATGCCGCTGCAGCGTCGCCTCCCGAAGCGTGGCTTCCTCGCCGTGACGATCATCAAGGCGACTGAAGTTCGCCTGGGCGACCTCGCGCGTATCGAAGGCGACACCGTCGATCTCGCGAGCCTCAAGAAGGCGGGCGTGATTTCGCCCGACGTCGCGCGCGCGAAGGTCATCCTCGCGGGCACCGTCGAGAAGGCGTTCAAGATTCAGGGCGTTGGCCTCACGAAGGGCGCCAAGGCGGCCATCGAAGCGGCCGGCGGCTCGGTCGCGGCCTAA
- the rplE gene encoding 50S ribosomal protein L5, whose translation MKQFGYKTTMQVPRIAKITLNMGVGEAVADKKIMDNAVGDMQKIAGQRPVVTKSRKSIATFKIRDGYPVGCMVTLRSRRMYEFLDRLVTIALPRVRDFRGMSGRAFDGRGSYNIGIKEQIIFPEIEYDKVDALRGMNISITTTAKTDEEAKALLAAFRFPFRTERAA comes from the coding sequence ATGAAGCAGTTCGGCTACAAGACCACGATGCAGGTTCCGCGCATCGCGAAGATCACGCTCAACATGGGCGTGGGCGAAGCAGTCGCCGACAAGAAGATCATGGACAACGCCGTGGGCGACATGCAGAAGATCGCCGGCCAGCGCCCCGTGGTCACGAAGTCGCGCAAGTCGATCGCCACCTTCAAGATCCGCGACGGCTATCCGGTCGGCTGCATGGTGACGCTGCGCTCGCGCCGCATGTACGAGTTCCTCGACCGCCTGGTCACGATCGCGCTGCCGCGCGTCCGCGACTTCCGTGGCATGTCGGGTCGCGCGTTCGACGGCCGCGGCAGCTACAACATCGGCATCAAGGAACAGATCATTTTCCCCGAGATCGAGTACGACAAGGTCGACGCGCTCAGGGGCATGAACATCAGCATCACCACCACCGCGAAGACCGACGAGGAAGCGAAAGCCCTCCTTGCCGCGTTCCGGTTTCCGTTCAGAACTGAGAGGGCTGCGTAA
- the rpmD gene encoding 50S ribosomal protein L30: MTAKEKNAAVKKIRVTLVKGTTQTLGKHRECVKGLGLRHRHHTVEVEDTPSIRGMINKVSYLVKVEGEA; the protein is encoded by the coding sequence ATGACTGCCAAGGAAAAGAACGCTGCCGTGAAGAAGATCCGCGTGACGCTCGTGAAGGGCACCACGCAGACCCTCGGCAAGCATCGTGAGTGCGTGAAGGGCCTGGGTCTGCGCCACCGCCATCACACCGTCGAAGTCGAGGACACCCCGTCGATTCGCGGAATGATCAACAAGGTGAGCTACCTCGTGAAAGTCGAGGGGGAAGCATGA